The genomic interval TGGTGGCGATGTCGGTGGTGACGCGCTGGCGCAGCACGTTCTCCTCCAGCGTGACCCATTCCAGCTGAATGTCCGGGTTCGCATCGGTGAACGGCTTGGTCATCTTCTGCATGCGGATCATGTCGCCGTTGTTCACGGTGGCGATGGTCAGCGTCTCGGCCAAGGCGGGCGCCGCCAGCGCCGTCATGGCGCAAGCCCCCATCAGGCCGCGCAGCATCATGCTCATTCGATTGTCCTCCCCTGCGGATCGGCATTTGCTAATGCGATGGGCAAATGCTCACATACTCGCGAGGGGACTGTCAAGAAAAATCGGCGCGGCCCGATACTCGGGACCGCGCCGACTGATAGGTTCTTGCCGGGCAGGTTCAGCCGCGGCCGCGATAGGGCGGAACACCCTGGTCGGGGATCCAGACCCCCTCGGGCATGGGTCCGGTCTGCCAGAAGACATCGATGGGCATGCCGCCGCGCGGATACCAATAGCCGCCGATGCGCAGCCAGCGCGGCGCAAGGAACCCGGCCAGCCGCCGGCCGATCGAGACGGTGCAATCCTCATGGAAAGCACCATGATTGCGGAAGCTTCCGAGATATAGCTTCAGCGATTTCGACTCGACCAGCCAGTCTCCGGGCACATAGTCGATGACCAGATGCGCGAAATCCGGCTGCCCGGTCATCGGGCAGAGCGAGGTGAACTCGGGCGCGGTAAAGCGCACGTTATAGGACACGTCGGCCTGCGGGTTCTGCACCCGCTCCAGCTCGGCCTTGTCGGGGCTTTCGGGCAGCAGGGTGGCGCCGCCCAGCTGCTTGAGGCCGCTGTAGATCGTCTCGGTCATGGTTCTCTCCGAATGTCAGACGCCGCGCCGGTTACCCCAGATCAGGACATGCAGCTGCGGCAGGATGCGCGGTTTCAGCCAGCCGCGGCCGACCGTGTTCTCGACCAGCCACAGCAGCCGGTCGGCCAAGGCCTGCGGATCGACCGGCAGGGCGGGATCGGTCTCGGGGTTGCCCGGTTGCAGGTAGAGCGGCAGGCCGGGATGGCGAGCGGCCACCTCGCGCGCCCAGTCCAGGTCGGCCTGGTCGAAGATCACGATCTTCAGCACCTGCTGGCCCGCGCCCTCGCCCGCCCGCAAGCAGCGGTCGAAGGCGTCCCAATCGACCAGCTGCCCGCTCGACGGCGGCTTCGGCGACAGCACCAGCATGGACAGGTCCGCGAACCAAGGCTGCGCGACCGAGCCCTGCGTCTCGCAGGCGAAACGGTAGCCCGCGGCGCGTCCCAGCGCGATCAGCGGGGCGAAATCCTGGATCGCCGGATTGCCGCCGGACAGCGAGACGGTCAGCGGCTGGCCCCCGGACAGGCGCCGCACCTCGGCCCAGATCGCCTCGGCGCTCATCGGCCGCCATTCGTGGCGATGGCTGCTGTCCACGGCGTGCAGGCTGTCGCACCAGAGGCAGCGATAATCGCAGCCGCCGGCACGGACAAAGACCGTGGGCTCGCCGATCAGCGCGCCCTCGCCCTGGATGGTCGGGCCGAAGATTTCCGCGATACGCAGCGTCATGGCCGATACTCGGCCCAGGTCTTGGGCGTCTCGGACACCCGGACCGCCACCGTCTCGGGCCAGCGCGCCTTGCACCAGTCATGGAAATGCCGCGCCATGTTCTCGGCGGTCGAAGGACCGTCCAGCACGTCGTTCAGGTGGCGATGGTCGAAATGCGTGTCGATATAATGCTTCAGCGGCGCAAGCTCGTGATAGTCGCGCACGAAGCCGTCGGCATTCAGCTCGGCCGCCGCCAGCTCGACCACGACGATGTAATTGTGCCCGTGCAGCCGGGCGCATTGGTGATCCGGCGGCAGATGCGCCAGCTGGTGCGAGGCCGAGAAATGGAACTCCTTGGCGATGCGGAACATCAGGCCCGCCCCCGTTCCGCGATGGCCTGCCGCCAGAAATCGGCATCCTCATAGGCGGTCGGGTCGGGGATGCCGGCCAGGTGGAAGGCCTCGCGCCGTTCGACGCAGGTGCCGCAGCGCCCGCAATGCAGGGCGCCGCCCTTGTAGCAGGACCAGGTCTCGGCAAAGGGCGTGCCGTGGCGGGCGCCCTCGGTGACGATGTCGGCC from Paracoccus sp. MA carries:
- the queF gene encoding preQ(1) synthase; this encodes MTETIYSGLKQLGGATLLPESPDKAELERVQNPQADVSYNVRFTAPEFTSLCPMTGQPDFAHLVIDYVPGDWLVESKSLKLYLGSFRNHGAFHEDCTVSIGRRLAGFLAPRWLRIGGYWYPRGGMPIDVFWQTGPMPEGVWIPDQGVPPYRGRG
- the queE gene encoding 7-carboxy-7-deazaguanine synthase QueE; its protein translation is MTLRIAEIFGPTIQGEGALIGEPTVFVRAGGCDYRCLWCDSLHAVDSSHRHEWRPMSAEAIWAEVRRLSGGQPLTVSLSGGNPAIQDFAPLIALGRAAGYRFACETQGSVAQPWFADLSMLVLSPKPPSSGQLVDWDAFDRCLRAGEGAGQQVLKIVIFDQADLDWAREVAARHPGLPLYLQPGNPETDPALPVDPQALADRLLWLVENTVGRGWLKPRILPQLHVLIWGNRRGV
- a CDS encoding 6-pyruvoyl tetrahydropterin synthase family protein, whose protein sequence is MFRIAKEFHFSASHQLAHLPPDHQCARLHGHNYIVVVELAAAELNADGFVRDYHELAPLKHYIDTHFDHRHLNDVLDGPSTAENMARHFHDWCKARWPETVAVRVSETPKTWAEYRP